The Ictidomys tridecemlineatus isolate mIctTri1 chromosome 6, mIctTri1.hap1, whole genome shotgun sequence genome includes a region encoding these proteins:
- the LOC101977534 gene encoding olfactory receptor 6C76 translates to MKNHTSATEFILLGLTDDPKLNILIFLFLFFTYILSITGNLTIITLTLVDLHLKTPMYFFLRNFSFLEISFTTVSIPRYLVSITTGDKTISYSSCAAQVFFLILLGATEFFLLTAMSYDRYVAICKPLHYTTIMNSRICTLLVLGSWLTGFLIIFPPVIMGLQLDFCDSNIIDHFTCDSSPLFLISCTDTSFLELLAFILAILTLITTLTLVILSYMFIIKTILRIPSAEQRKKAFSTCSSHMIVVSISYGSCISIYVKTSAKEGEALTKGIAVLNTSVAPMLNPFIYSLRNQQVKQSFKNLIKKCFSNKI, encoded by the coding sequence atgaaaaaccataCATCTGCAACTGAGTTCATTCTTCTGGGATTAACAGATGACCCAaagctaaatattttaatttttctatttctatttttcaccTACATACTGAGCATTACTGGAAACTTAACAATTATCACCCTCACTCTGGTAGACTTGCACCTAAAAACacccatgtatttcttccttaGGAATTTCTCTTTCTTAGAAATCTCATTCACCACAGTTTCTATTCCTAGATACCTGGTTAGCATAACAACAGGGGATAAGACCATTTCCTATAGTTCTTGTGCAGCCCAGGTGTTTTTCCTCATACTGCTTGGTGCAACAGAATTTTTCCTTTTGACTGCCATGTCCTATGACCGTTATGTGGCTATCTGCAAGCCTCTGCACTACACAACAATAATGAACAGCAGGATCTGCACTCTGCTTGTCCTTGGTTCTTGGCTGACTGGCTTTCTCATCATCTTTCCACCTGTGATCATGGGACTACAACTGGATTTCTGTGACTCCAACATCATTGACCACTTCACCTGTGACTCCTCTCCTTTGTTCTTGATCTCCTGCACAGACACATCCTTCCTAGAGCTCTTGGCATTTATCCTGGCCATATTAACTCTCATTACAACCTTAACATTAGTGATTCTGTCCTATATGTTCATCATTAAAACAATTCTGAGGATCCCCTCTGCTGAGCAAAGGAAAAAGGCCTTTTCCACTTGCTCCTCACACATGATTGTTGTCTCCATTTCTTATGGAAGCTGCATTTCCATATATGTCAAAACTTCAGCCAAAGAAGGAGAAGCGTTGACTAAGGGCATAGCTGTGCTCAATACCTCTGTTGCCCCAATGttaaatccttttatttactCCTTAAGGAACCAGCAAGTAAAACAATCCTTTAAGAACTTgattaagaaatgtttttcaaataaaatttaa